In Actinomyces weissii, a genomic segment contains:
- a CDS encoding trimeric intracellular cation channel family protein: protein MPDTLPEVFRVVDLSGVLLNGILGGLIARRKNFDVVGFVVLAILTATAGGILRDVMIQAGPPFALTDPYYLYAACVGALVAWFARFESRPARRLLVVADAVVLGTWAATGAYKALNAGLGVMPALLLGCITAVGGSMIRDVSVGETPAVFGGNKLYAIPAFCAAATQVAVVRLGGNADLALLAATCVGASLCLLAYWRSWKLPVVSDRERRRMERQVSEVVGAGRLGVLRRRRPRVGVVPPPAPGAGVVPPALVAEGEAGPGAE, encoded by the coding sequence CTGCCCGACACCCTGCCCGAGGTGTTCCGCGTGGTGGACCTGTCCGGGGTGCTGCTCAACGGCATCCTGGGTGGGCTGATCGCCCGCCGCAAGAACTTCGACGTCGTCGGTTTCGTGGTGCTGGCGATCCTGACCGCCACCGCAGGCGGGATCCTGCGGGACGTGATGATCCAGGCCGGGCCGCCCTTCGCGCTCACCGACCCCTACTACCTCTACGCCGCCTGCGTGGGGGCGCTGGTGGCCTGGTTCGCCCGCTTCGAGTCGCGCCCGGCCCGCCGGCTGCTGGTGGTCGCCGACGCCGTGGTGCTGGGCACCTGGGCGGCCACCGGTGCCTACAAGGCATTGAACGCGGGCCTGGGCGTGATGCCCGCCCTGCTGCTGGGCTGTATCACCGCCGTGGGGGGATCCATGATCCGCGACGTGTCCGTGGGGGAGACGCCAGCGGTCTTCGGCGGCAACAAGCTCTATGCCATACCGGCCTTCTGTGCGGCCGCCACCCAGGTGGCGGTGGTGCGTCTCGGGGGGAACGCCGACCTGGCGCTGCTGGCCGCCACCTGCGTGGGGGCGAGCCTGTGCCTGCTGGCGTACTGGCGCTCCTGGAAGCTGCCCGTGGTCTCTGACCGGGAGCGGCGGCGCATGGAGCGGCAGGTGTCCGAGGTGGTCGGCGCTGGTCGTCTGGGGGTGCTGCGGCGACGGCGCCCCAGGGTCGGGGTGGTGCCACCGCCTGCGCCTGGGGCTGGGGTGGTGCCACCAGCGCTGGTCGCAGAGGGTGAGGCCGGGCCTGGTGCCGAGTGA
- a CDS encoding cation diffusion facilitator family transporter: MSSPRYTPPKDLSAYAWLSIGAAVLTISLKGVAAWLTGSVGLLSDAAESLVNLVAAVVALVVLRISIKPADDDHHFGHSKAEYFSAVVEGVMIFVAAVFIILTAVQRIISPSMPEQLGVGLLISLVASAVNGVVAWVLYRRGTAEGSTALVADAKHLSTDVLTSAAVLLGVALVAVFRYPVLDAVVALGAGLNIMWVGFTLMRDSVSGLMDIAPSQESLARIRAVLVRHQREGVTDFHAVRVREAGNRRFAELHVLVPGSWSVKKGHDYTEALIDELVAVDPDLRVSAHLEPIEDPKSYEDQTDV; encoded by the coding sequence GTGAGCTCACCTCGTTACACCCCGCCTAAGGACCTGTCTGCCTATGCGTGGCTGTCTATCGGTGCCGCCGTGCTGACGATCAGCCTCAAGGGTGTGGCCGCCTGGCTGACGGGCTCGGTGGGTCTGCTCTCTGACGCCGCGGAGTCACTGGTGAACCTGGTGGCGGCGGTGGTGGCCCTGGTGGTGCTGCGGATCTCTATCAAGCCTGCAGACGACGACCACCACTTCGGCCACTCCAAGGCCGAGTACTTCTCGGCGGTGGTTGAGGGGGTGATGATCTTCGTGGCGGCGGTGTTCATCATCCTGACGGCGGTGCAGCGGATCATCAGCCCGTCCATGCCGGAGCAGCTGGGGGTGGGTCTGCTGATCTCCCTGGTGGCCTCGGCGGTCAACGGGGTGGTGGCCTGGGTCCTGTACCGGCGTGGCACGGCGGAGGGCTCGACCGCCTTGGTGGCGGACGCCAAGCACCTGTCCACGGACGTGCTCACCTCGGCGGCGGTGCTGCTGGGGGTGGCCTTGGTGGCGGTGTTCCGCTACCCGGTGCTGGACGCGGTGGTGGCGCTGGGCGCGGGACTGAACATCATGTGGGTGGGGTTCACGCTGATGCGGGACTCGGTGTCCGGGCTGATGGACATCGCCCCCTCCCAGGAGTCCTTGGCGCGTATACGGGCCGTCCTGGTCCGTCACCAGCGGGAGGGGGTGACGGACTTCCACGCGGTGCGGGTGCGTGAGGCCGGGAACCGCCGTTTCGCGGAGCTGCACGTGCTGGTGCCCGGCAGCTGGAGCGTCAAGAAGGGGCACGACTACACGGAGGCGCTGATCGACGAGCTGGTGGCGGTGGACCCGGACCTGCGGGTGTCCGCGCACCTGGAGCCTATCGAGGACCCCAAGAGCTACGAGGACCAGACCGACGTCTAA
- a CDS encoding YtxH domain-containing protein, which yields MASKIPFILGLGAGYVLGTRAGRAQYERLKAAAAHVAENPAVRERVDAAQAKVSAAVRKQGEAVTDKVADAVKDRLFGSREDTSKAAGRSSTVDAGEGTLRPLG from the coding sequence ATGGCCAGCAAGATTCCCTTCATCCTCGGGCTCGGCGCAGGCTACGTCCTGGGCACCCGCGCCGGACGCGCCCAGTACGAGCGCCTCAAGGCCGCCGCCGCGCACGTCGCCGAGAACCCGGCCGTCCGGGAGCGCGTGGACGCCGCCCAGGCCAAGGTCTCCGCAGCCGTGCGCAAGCAGGGCGAGGCCGTGACCGACAAGGTCGCCGACGCCGTCAAGGACCGTCTCTTCGGCTCACGCGAGGACACCTCCAAGGCAGCAGGCCGGAGCAGCACCGTGGACGCCGGTGAGGGCACGCTGCGGCCCCTCGGCTGA